A genomic window from Silene latifolia isolate original U9 population chromosome Y, ASM4854445v1, whole genome shotgun sequence includes:
- the LOC141631559 gene encoding uncharacterized protein LOC141631559 — protein MVITATGSLKEACMCKGFKSTLSGAALSRKSKKHTSDLYRIEQGFEESTRDYLNKFNKEKVAIPRCDIATAIQAFHRGLHQDSDLFKDLTKHPCTTFDEVQSTAIAVMRLEEDSAPIRGVYDSGPVSKKAPVEKRNERPKPYSRSVNRVSGNSEGKSEVDLPPKVSEYGFTTNLAGLFKALKELGRRVRWQKPPAKGYPSSRKDTGKKCEFHGSNTHDTDEYHSLRKEVKFHYDQGNLDHLLPIITTRVNSADQVLPSPPPQCTRTVNVITGGSELCGLTYSAVKRHATRTKGDRLENSCRINRQNLPSVTFDETDVGSTPK, from the exons atggtgataaccgcaactGGATCCTTGAAGGAAGCTTGTATGTGTAAAGGATTCAAGTCAACCTTGTCTGGAGCAGCTCT CAGCAGAAAGTCGAAGAAGCACACTAGTGACCTCTACCGGATAGAGCAAGGGTTTGAGGAGTCCACCCGCGATTACTTGAACaagttcaacaaagaaaaagtggcTATCCCGAGATGtgatatagcaaccgctatacaagccttccACCGAGGACTGCACCAGGACTCAGATCTTTTCAAGGACCTGACGAAGCACCCTTGTACCACCTTTGATGAAGTACAGTCAACGGCAATTGCTGTCATGAGATTGGAGGAAGACTCTGCACCCATCAGAGGCGTCTACGATTCAGGCCCAGTATCCAAGAAAGCTCCAGTAGAGAAGAGGAATGAAAGGCCCAAACCCTACAGCAGAAGCGTGAACAGAGTTTCTGGAAATTCTGAAGGAAAGAGCGAAGTAGATCTGCCTCCGAAAGTAAGTGAGTATGGTTTTACTACCAATCTTGCAGGACTATTTAAAGCCTTGAAGGAGCTGGGACGCAGAGTCAGATGGCAAAAACCTCCAGCAAAAGGATACCCCAGCAGCAGAAAGGACACAGGAAAAAAATGCGAGTTCCACGGCAGTAACACCCATGACACCGACGAATACCATTCCCtcagaaaggaagtcaaattccatTATGACCAAGGAAATCTGGATCACCTCCTACCCATAATCACAACCCGAGTGAACTCAGCAGATCAGGTTCTGCCATCTCCTCCTCCTCAGTGCACTAGAACTGTGAATGTCATTACAGGCGGATCGGAGCTGTGCGGGCTGACATATTCAGCAGTAAAGAGACACGCAACCAGAACTAAAGGAGACAGACTAGAAAATTCCTGCAGGATCAACCGCCAGAATCTGCCATCAGTCACCTTTGATGAAACAGACGTAGGTTCTACTCCAAAATAG
- the LOC141631560 gene encoding uncharacterized protein LOC141631560 — protein MSLGLKVRNLRVFSDSLLLVNHVNNEYVARDSKMVAYLKIATEQKSKFRSFKITQVPRDQNVEADALAMLGATFQPTELSNIPITHVLTSAIQKEPDQDPVKEAVHVQYAQEVMTLVSSQGQQDPCWRMPYINWLKDGTLPEDRKEAQSFRIKASRTMPQVLEQKGGRDGAAWHAVNHAKRCESCQKAVPAIHQPAKPMHPIVSPWPFMMWGMDIVGKLLRAPGKRVYMLVMTDYFSKWIEVEAMIEVKEWQVISFIKRNIISRFGIPSEIICDNGSQFISDNTEGFCARWNITQRKSAPRYPQTNGQAESNNKIIVENLRKRLEELGGKWADELPLVIWSYRTTPKVATGQTPFSLVYGVEAVIPSEVLVPTHRYGCQTAEQNQVEMTRILDTIDELRESAYIRMASYKQTVSKTYNKNVKIKTLAVGDLVLRKVFKNTKNHKAGKFAYKWEGTYQVESIVKNGVYRFMTMHGQILDKPWNIRHLTRAKGARTEFQTSGTTRNVTFLISQKQSNKVCSSQLILVKRYFTSWVKYVIRNLSPGTEAVHLEPGQPLGNTYVESQLQKSMANNASITKGGPKTWAHNYFNLRHLLPVAGTIRV, from the exons ATGTCGCTAGGGCTTAAAGTGAGGAACCTGAGGGTGTTCAGCGATTCCTTACTTTTGGTGAATCATGTAAACAACGAATATGTGGCACGTGATTCAAAGATGGTAGCTTACCTGAAGATAGCCACAGAGCAAAAGTCAAAGTTTAGATCGTTCAAGATAACTCAAGTTCCACGAGATCAGAACGTAGAAGCAGATGCCCTAGCCATGTTAGGCGCCACCTTTCAGCCCACAGAGTTATCAAATATACCTATCACCCATGTGTTGACCTCAGCCATTCAGAAGGAGCCAGACCAGGATCCGGTAAAGGAAGCAGTGCACGTGCAGTATGCGCAGGAGGTCATGACCCTGGTTTCCAGTCAAGGACAGCAGGATCCATGTTGGAGAATGCCGTACATAAATTGGCTAAAGGATGGAACACTTCCCGAGGATAGAAAAGAAGCGCAAAGTTTCAGGATAAAAGCCTCCAG GACCATGCCTCAGGTGCTTGAGCAGAAAGGAGGCAGAGACGGTGCTGCATGGC ATGCCGTTAATCATGCCAAACGATGTGAATCATGTCAAAAGGCAGTCCCAGCAATCCACCAGCCGGCGAAGCCAATGCATCCAATTGTCTCTCCATGGCCGTTCATgatgtggggcatggatatagtggGAAAGCTGCTTAGGGCCCCAGGAAAGAGAGTGTATATGCTAGTCATGACTGATTATTTTTCAAAATGGATTGAAGTAGAGgcaatgatagaagtgaaagaatGGCAGGTGATCTCTTTCATAAAACGTAACATCATAAGTAGATTTGGGATACCATCCGAAATCATATGCGATAATGGATCCCAGTTCATATCAGATAACACCGAGGGCTTCTGTGCACGATGGAACATAACACAGAGAAAGTCAGCCCCCAGATATCCACAGACcaacggccaagccgagtccaaTAACAAGATCATTGTGGAAAATCTTAGAAAACGGCTGGAGGAATTGGGAGGAAAATGGGCAGATGAACTACCATTGGTAATTTGGTCATACAGAACAACACCGAAAGTGGCAACAGGCCAAACTCCATTTAGCCTCGTATATGGAGTAGAGGCAGTGATACCCTCAGAGGTTCTGGTACCCACGCATAGATATGGTTGTCAGACGGCAGAGCAGAACCAGGTCGAAATGACAAGAATTCTGGATACAATTGATGAGTTACGAGAAAGCGCCTACATACGCATGGCGTCATATAAACAAACTGTATCCAAGACATATAACAAGAATGTCAAAATCAAGACCCTCGCAGTAGGGGACCTCGTACTCCGAAAGGTATTCAAAAATACCAAGAACCACAAAGCAGGCAAgtttgcctacaaatgggaaggaacGTATCAGGTCGAGAGCATTGTTAAGAATGGGGTATACAGGTTTATGACCATGCACGGTCAGATCCTGGATAAACCCTGGAACATTCGTCACTTGACAcg AGCAAAAGGTGCACGCACGGAATTTCAaacgtctggaaccacaaggaaTGTAACATTCCTTATTAGTCAGAAACAGTCAAACAAGGTATGCTCTAGTCAGCTAATCCTAGTGAAaagatattttacgtcatgggtaaaatatgttATCAGAAACCTGTCACCAGGAACAGAGGCTGTGCACCTGGAGCCAGGTCAGCCTCTTGGAAATACCTATGTGGAATCACAACTCCAGAAATCAATGGCAAATAACGCAAGTATAACAAAAGGAGGGCCTAAAACCTGGGCCCATAACTACTTTAATTTAAGGCACCTGCTACCTGTAGCAGGCACCATCAGAGTTTGA